The following coding sequences lie in one Pontibacter sp. G13 genomic window:
- a CDS encoding AAA domain-containing protein: MPHLISEEHAQRLFQRLIEEGLDESQPLGVRLMGIYRVVEGTYRQVVREEKRFFQGLFSMQAFTAEKYAVPEDLQAEWEVLRKICRQAARSLEFSVKDVTYWSIVREAAACIHYFSEVDIPEELEQASLLSEDLPLSQPRTYYQQIPALRISLAEVGERIQDAKGNHFCTLKGRSDDPDIGKVEIRLWDIPSKTRKGEDRTIYYSEMGTWLWKYATIQLFDLELIDRDQAIYSTTRNTQVVLEPDFLIDATEVAECFQSDRLHGRYANHRLALLRRMTPFTSSAPAFRGTIVNEMLDALIQDPRVSTGEIYKQTLRRQILTSVALGGDALLDIRTEIDQFHVRNLQWVLDNFEEKETRIEPTFYSAEYGLQGRLDALVESEVETDAGKHLHREIFELKAGSVPYRETWPSHQMQLVAYHLLLRSVYGKKGIGTASIFYSKAEQEPLRNAIATRRDVQQFLVVRNQIVRDLYELAANDDRALKDIHPDRFGPVPAYSGDSVRHFGFGYDAAIPPVKAYLQQFLGFILRELQAAKVGEPSEFDQRRAGFSALWKQGRIEKDRSYQVIRRLRFELEHPESKTLRFHFDSNTATYSLRAGDIVLLYPEDREGLFPLKYEILKAVIQEMGADYLVLSLRNPLVDHGFLKASNYWVVEQDFMDNTFRDLMKATQELMLAPEAKQRMFLGMDRPRLIDPPSELASAPLPFSPLDSQRAVIMQALRARDFCLIQGPPGTGKTSTVLAGMVDHLHRTSSETVVVLAFTNRAVSEIAQKLASRHLSFLQIGGHDSPYGIDRQTAGKNYRDCESLVKGTRIYLSTIASFLSRKHTLIRPEIRLGTLIVDEASQLLDPHLAGIWREFERVILIGDQNQLPSVTLQGSVTSKTDAPELNELGFGDMRVSLFQRLWDRCKSQGWDHATTMLTEHFRMHDQIAQLVNRYYGDALKSKLNSQCAPKLAAMGSVSSDLGEKLLTERVVFIPSPHDPMDKCHELEAIRVAALLKAVRERYGHRFDPLKTVGVITPWRAQINTIKSLIHDEQLLQVQIDTVERFQGAEREVVILSLAVNSPLQMGMLSSLTTYEGAEVDRKLNVALSRAKEQVIILGDPSALAGSPHYQAVIDATRRPDHAWANADIEAWFEPYLAEIQSDKLKDLI; this comes from the coding sequence ATGCCCCATCTTATTTCTGAAGAACATGCACAACGCCTTTTTCAACGATTGATCGAAGAAGGGTTGGATGAGTCGCAGCCCTTGGGCGTCAGGCTCATGGGGATTTATCGGGTAGTGGAGGGGACCTATCGCCAAGTCGTTCGGGAAGAAAAGCGATTTTTTCAGGGGCTGTTCAGCATGCAGGCATTTACCGCAGAAAAGTACGCGGTGCCCGAGGATCTACAAGCTGAGTGGGAAGTTCTCAGGAAAATTTGCCGTCAAGCTGCGCGATCTCTGGAATTTTCGGTCAAGGACGTGACCTATTGGTCGATCGTGCGGGAGGCTGCTGCCTGCATCCATTATTTTTCGGAAGTCGATATTCCGGAGGAACTTGAACAGGCTTCTCTCCTGTCGGAAGATTTACCCCTGAGTCAGCCTCGGACTTATTATCAGCAGATTCCTGCCCTGCGAATCTCATTGGCCGAAGTGGGGGAAAGGATTCAAGATGCCAAGGGCAATCATTTCTGCACGCTCAAGGGCAGGAGCGATGATCCCGATATCGGCAAGGTCGAAATCCGACTCTGGGACATTCCCTCCAAAACCCGTAAAGGGGAAGATCGCACCATCTACTACTCCGAGATGGGCACTTGGCTCTGGAAATACGCCACGATCCAGCTGTTCGATCTGGAGTTGATCGACCGTGATCAAGCCATATATTCCACCACCCGAAATACGCAGGTCGTATTGGAGCCCGACTTCCTCATCGATGCAACTGAGGTGGCCGAATGCTTCCAATCTGACCGACTTCATGGGCGATACGCCAACCATCGGCTGGCACTCCTTCGGCGGATGACGCCCTTTACCTCCTCTGCACCTGCATTTCGGGGAACGATCGTCAATGAAATGCTGGATGCCCTGATTCAGGACCCGCGCGTTTCCACCGGAGAGATTTACAAACAGACCCTCCGCCGCCAAATTCTCACTTCTGTGGCGCTGGGAGGCGATGCTCTTCTGGATATCCGCACGGAGATCGATCAGTTCCATGTCCGAAACCTGCAATGGGTTCTGGACAATTTTGAGGAAAAGGAAACCCGGATCGAACCGACATTTTATTCGGCAGAATATGGCCTACAGGGTCGATTGGATGCACTTGTCGAATCCGAGGTGGAAACGGATGCCGGAAAGCATCTGCACAGAGAGATCTTCGAGTTGAAGGCCGGGAGTGTGCCCTATCGCGAAACTTGGCCCAGCCATCAGATGCAGTTGGTGGCCTATCATCTCCTCCTGAGATCGGTGTATGGCAAAAAGGGAATTGGTACTGCCTCCATTTTCTACTCCAAGGCAGAGCAGGAGCCTTTGCGGAATGCCATTGCGACCCGTCGGGATGTGCAGCAATTCTTGGTGGTGCGCAATCAGATTGTCCGCGATCTGTACGAATTGGCAGCCAATGACGATCGCGCGCTCAAGGACATCCATCCCGATCGGTTTGGGCCAGTGCCTGCTTATTCGGGGGATTCGGTGCGGCACTTTGGGTTTGGGTACGATGCGGCCATTCCACCCGTGAAGGCCTATTTGCAGCAGTTTTTGGGATTTATCCTGCGGGAATTGCAGGCCGCCAAAGTGGGCGAACCTTCAGAATTTGACCAGCGGAGGGCGGGATTCTCGGCATTGTGGAAGCAGGGAAGGATCGAAAAGGACCGAAGCTATCAGGTCATCCGGCGTTTGCGCTTCGAATTGGAGCATCCCGAGTCCAAGACCTTGCGGTTTCACTTCGATTCGAACACAGCCACCTACAGCTTGCGGGCGGGTGATATCGTGTTGCTCTACCCAGAGGATCGGGAAGGACTTTTTCCGCTGAAGTACGAGATCCTCAAAGCAGTCATACAGGAGATGGGAGCTGACTATCTGGTCCTGTCACTCCGAAATCCACTCGTGGATCATGGATTCCTCAAAGCCTCCAACTATTGGGTGGTGGAACAGGATTTCATGGACAACACTTTCCGCGATTTGATGAAGGCGACGCAGGAATTGATGCTCGCTCCCGAGGCCAAACAGCGGATGTTCCTCGGAATGGATCGCCCGCGCCTTATCGATCCCCCTAGTGAATTGGCAAGTGCGCCGCTTCCGTTCTCCCCGCTAGATTCGCAGCGAGCAGTGATCATGCAGGCGCTGAGGGCAAGAGATTTCTGCTTGATTCAAGGCCCTCCGGGAACAGGAAAAACCTCGACCGTATTGGCGGGAATGGTGGATCATCTTCATCGAACTTCTTCGGAAACGGTGGTCGTACTCGCTTTCACGAATCGGGCCGTCTCGGAGATCGCGCAGAAACTGGCCAGCCGCCATTTGTCATTTCTCCAGATCGGGGGCCATGATTCGCCGTATGGGATCGATCGTCAAACTGCCGGGAAGAACTATCGGGACTGCGAATCGCTGGTGAAGGGGACCCGGATTTACCTCAGTACCATTGCCAGTTTCCTGAGCCGGAAGCACACGTTGATTCGGCCTGAGATCCGATTGGGGACCCTGATTGTCGATGAAGCGTCCCAATTGCTCGATCCACATCTGGCGGGAATCTGGCGCGAGTTTGAGCGGGTGATCCTGATCGGAGACCAAAATCAATTGCCTTCTGTCACCCTTCAAGGTTCAGTAACGAGTAAGACTGACGCTCCCGAATTGAATGAATTGGGCTTTGGCGATATGCGTGTGTCACTGTTTCAGCGTCTCTGGGATCGTTGCAAATCTCAAGGCTGGGACCATGCCACAACCATGCTGACCGAGCACTTCCGGATGCACGACCAGATCGCCCAATTGGTGAATCGCTACTATGGGGATGCCCTCAAGAGCAAGCTCAACAGTCAGTGTGCGCCCAAACTCGCGGCTATGGGAAGTGTTTCTTCTGACTTGGGAGAAAAGCTTTTGACGGAACGAGTGGTCTTCATCCCCTCTCCCCATGATCCTATGGACAAATGCCACGAACTGGAAGCGATTCGGGTGGCGGCCTTGTTGAAAGCGGTCCGAGAGCGCTATGGCCACCGGTTTGATCCGCTGAAAACGGTGGGCGTGATCACCCCTTGGCGGGCCCAGATCAACACCATAAAAAGCCTCATCCACGATGAGCAGTTGCTGCAGGTCCAAATCGATACGGTGGAGCGGTTTCAAGGAGCGGAGCGCGAAGTCGTGATTCTCTCCTTGGCGGTGAATTCTCCCTTGCAGATGGGGATGCTCTCTTCGCTCACAACCTATGAAGGAGCGGAAGTAGACCGGAAACTGAATGTGGCCCTCTCACGTGCCAAGGAACAGGTCATCATCTTGGGTGATCCATCGGCATTGGCGGGGAGTCCGCACTATCAGGCGGTGATCGATGCTACCCGGCGACCGGACCATGCCTGGGCAAATGCCGACATCGAAGCATGGTTTGAGCCCTATCTGGCGGAAATCCAATCCGACAAACTCAAGGATCTGATCTAA
- a CDS encoding CocE/NonD family hydrolase: MRLLFCLMASWAICLSGFAQDWDYPKTHYDKFEHRIPMRDGVELYTAVYIPKDTTRDYPMLMMRTPYSCYPYGPDKYPEQLSYNKYLMQDGYIFVYQDVRGRWMSEGEYDNMRPHVPNKTSNQDIDESSDTYDAVDWLVKNIPHNNGRVGVYGISYPGFYATTSAIEAHPAVKAISPQACIGDFYFDDFHHQGAYLLSYWRVTPLFGIQHDGPTTKSWYEFPDLGTEDQYQFFLDAGPLKNLDQYYGEDNFFWKQLKEHPDYDEFWQKRGIIQHLNDIKPAMMIVGGWFDAEDLYGPLNTYQTIERNNPETYNTIVMGPWSHGDWARAKGRQAVGNVYFGEGISEFYQYQIERRFFNKFLKDEEADLPEAYMYNSGSLAWSTFDQWPPQNVQPTTWYLHGGQILSDAAPTKDEPEQTQFISDPHKPVPYSEDIKLVFTPRKFMTDDQRFAARRPDVLVFETEVLEEDLTLAGPILAQLQVETTGTDADWVVKVIDVFPADAEDPDEMQDHLKMSNYHMLVRSEVLRGRYREDFATPKAFKPNKVTPVDVQLQDVFHTFKKGHKVQIQVQSSWFPYIDRNPQTFVPNIFEADEEDFQAQTHTIHHSAKYPSSIQVTILQEDQNPR, translated from the coding sequence ATGAGACTGCTTTTTTGCCTGATGGCAAGTTGGGCCATTTGCCTCTCGGGATTTGCCCAAGACTGGGATTATCCCAAAACCCACTACGACAAATTCGAGCATCGCATCCCCATGCGAGATGGCGTGGAGTTGTACACCGCGGTTTACATCCCCAAGGACACTACCCGCGATTACCCCATGCTCATGATGCGGACCCCGTATTCCTGTTATCCGTACGGACCCGACAAGTATCCCGAGCAACTGAGCTACAACAAATACCTCATGCAAGACGGGTACATCTTCGTTTATCAAGATGTCCGTGGACGCTGGATGTCCGAGGGCGAGTACGACAATATGCGCCCGCATGTCCCCAACAAAACCTCCAACCAAGACATCGACGAAAGCTCCGATACCTATGATGCAGTCGATTGGCTCGTCAAGAATATCCCACACAACAATGGCCGAGTCGGGGTATATGGAATTTCCTATCCCGGGTTCTATGCCACCACGTCTGCGATCGAAGCCCACCCTGCGGTCAAGGCGATCTCTCCACAGGCCTGTATCGGGGATTTTTACTTCGATGACTTCCACCACCAAGGAGCCTACCTCCTCAGCTACTGGCGGGTGACTCCACTGTTCGGAATCCAACACGATGGACCGACGACCAAGTCTTGGTACGAATTCCCAGATTTGGGCACGGAAGACCAGTACCAGTTTTTCCTAGATGCTGGCCCGCTCAAAAATCTCGACCAGTACTACGGCGAGGACAACTTCTTCTGGAAGCAGCTCAAGGAGCATCCAGACTACGATGAATTCTGGCAAAAACGCGGGATCATCCAGCACCTCAACGACATCAAGCCCGCCATGATGATTGTCGGCGGTTGGTTCGATGCAGAGGATCTCTACGGACCGCTCAACACCTACCAGACCATTGAGCGCAACAATCCTGAGACCTACAATACCATTGTCATGGGTCCTTGGAGCCACGGGGATTGGGCACGCGCCAAAGGCCGCCAGGCAGTCGGAAATGTCTATTTTGGCGAAGGCATCTCCGAGTTCTACCAGTACCAGATCGAGCGCAGATTCTTCAACAAATTCCTCAAGGACGAGGAGGCGGATCTTCCCGAAGCCTACATGTACAACTCTGGCTCATTGGCGTGGAGCACATTCGACCAATGGCCGCCACAAAATGTCCAGCCGACCACTTGGTACCTCCACGGTGGCCAAATCCTCAGCGATGCCGCGCCTACCAAGGACGAACCCGAGCAGACGCAATTTATCTCCGACCCGCACAAGCCTGTTCCCTACTCCGAAGACATCAAACTGGTCTTCACGCCCCGCAAATTCATGACGGATGACCAGCGATTTGCAGCTCGCCGTCCGGATGTACTGGTCTTCGAGACCGAGGTTTTGGAGGAAGATCTCACTCTGGCCGGACCGATTTTGGCGCAGCTTCAGGTGGAGACTACAGGGACCGATGCGGATTGGGTCGTCAAGGTCATCGACGTATTTCCAGCCGACGCCGAAGATCCTGATGAGATGCAGGATCACCTCAAGATGAGCAATTACCACATGCTCGTGCGCTCCGAGGTTTTGCGTGGACGCTATCGCGAGGATTTCGCCACCCCCAAAGCATTCAAACCCAACAAGGTCACGCCTGTCGATGTCCAACTTCAGGACGTATTTCACACGTTCAAAAAGGGACATAAGGTCCAGATTCAGGTCCAGAGCTCTTGGTTCCCCTACATCGACCGCAACCCGCAGACGTTCGTCCCCAACATTTTCGAAGCCGACGAGGAGGATTTCCAGGCGCAGACCCACACCATTCACCATAGCGCCAAGTACCCTTCCAGCATCCAAGTGACGATTCTTCAGGAGGATCAGAACCCACGATAG
- a CDS encoding energy transducer TonB — protein MIRFSLLLLMTSFAFSTFAQNKDEGDKSSPVSSLESLSEESQIYEIVEEPAEFPGGMSAMIGFIQENLQYPPDARRMGIEGKVYLSFIVEKDGSLSDVKVLRSVCESIDTESIRLVKSMPRWKPGTQRGKRVRVKFVLPLGFKLS, from the coding sequence ATGATTCGTTTCAGCCTCCTGCTGCTCATGACTAGTTTCGCCTTCAGTACTTTCGCCCAAAACAAGGACGAAGGCGACAAATCTTCCCCAGTGTCATCCCTTGAATCGCTTTCCGAGGAGAGCCAGATCTACGAAATCGTGGAAGAACCCGCTGAGTTTCCCGGCGGGATGAGTGCCATGATAGGGTTCATTCAGGAAAATCTCCAATACCCGCCAGATGCTCGTCGAATGGGCATCGAGGGGAAAGTCTACCTATCATTCATTGTGGAAAAGGACGGCTCGCTCAGTGATGTCAAGGTGCTGCGATCCGTCTGCGAAAGCATTGATACCGAGTCCATCCGGTTGGTGAAATCCATGCCCAGATGGAAGCCCGGCACGCAGCGAGGCAAGCGCGTAAGGGTGAAATTTGTGCTGCCGCTGGGGTTCAAGCTGAGCTAG